A stretch of Pseudomonas taetrolens DNA encodes these proteins:
- a CDS encoding FecR domain-containing protein: MSSAPDLKTLEAAATWYVQLNDGAVSEARTRAWQAWLQACPQHAAAWARVEKLQSQWAMIPPKAALSSLDAAKAQRRDVLKMLGMLLAVGSSTWLAVEHVPYRSMLAEHRTGIRERRTLRLDDGSQLELNSDTALDILFDAKQRLIRLHQGEILVQTAKDPGQRSFIVHTEDGSIRALGTRFSVRQLPGQTRVGVEQSAVEIRPLRHIDLLLRLEAGQQVTFDRDAAGEIERLPSASTAWVKGMLSVDDWRLGDFVEELGRYRPGVLRCATSVQDLSISGAFRIDDTETVLENLGKTLPVKVRYLTRYWVSIEPA, encoded by the coding sequence ATGTCCAGCGCTCCGGATTTGAAGACGCTTGAGGCCGCTGCCACCTGGTACGTGCAGCTTAATGACGGAGCCGTCAGCGAGGCCCGGACCCGGGCCTGGCAGGCTTGGTTGCAAGCCTGTCCGCAGCACGCCGCCGCCTGGGCGCGTGTCGAAAAGCTTCAAAGCCAATGGGCAATGATCCCGCCAAAAGCAGCCCTCTCCAGCCTGGATGCCGCGAAAGCTCAACGCCGTGATGTCTTGAAAATGCTTGGCATGCTACTGGCCGTTGGCAGCAGTACATGGCTGGCGGTTGAGCACGTACCGTATCGCTCGATGCTCGCTGAACACCGCACCGGTATCCGGGAGCGGCGCACGCTGCGTCTGGACGATGGCTCGCAACTGGAACTGAACAGCGACACGGCGCTGGATATCCTCTTCGATGCCAAACAGCGGTTGATCCGCCTGCACCAGGGCGAGATTCTGGTTCAGACCGCCAAGGACCCGGGCCAGCGCTCATTTATCGTGCACACCGAGGATGGCAGCATACGCGCCCTTGGCACCCGCTTCAGCGTGCGTCAGTTACCCGGTCAGACGCGGGTCGGCGTAGAGCAATCGGCCGTGGAAATTCGCCCCCTCAGGCACATTGATCTGCTCCTGCGGCTGGAAGCCGGGCAACAAGTCACTTTCGATCGCGATGCCGCCGGTGAAATCGAGCGTTTGCCTTCCGCCTCCACCGCCTGGGTCAAAGGCATGTTGAGCGTGGATGACTGGCGGCTGGGGGACTTTGTCGAGGAGCTGGGGCGCTATCGCCCGGGTGTACTGCGCTGTGCAACATCGGTTCAAGACTTGAGTATTTCGGGGGCTTTTCGGATCGATGACACCGAAACGGTTCTGGAGAACCTGGGTAAGACCTTACCGGTGAAGGTGCGTTATCTGACCCGTTACTGGGTCAGTATCGAACCGGCATAA
- a CDS encoding TonB-dependent siderophore receptor translates to MPPLPLNATTKITRAVRLAVLGASLASVSGLALMSTQACAQSQTAYQVAAGPLGKALTQFGVQAGVTISFDTEQARYLNTAGLEGSYSIEEGLDRLLANSGLQAQRQSNGGYVLVASNPEEALQLGATQVITNQLGTVTEGTGSYTPGAISTATRLVLTPRETPQSISVITRQHMDDFALDNVDDVMRHTPGITVSAYDTDRTNYYSRGFSINNFQYDGIPSAVRNVAYSAGNTLSDMAIYDRIEVLKGASGLLSGAGSLGGTINLVRKKPTHEFHGHITAGAGSWDNYRTEVDLSGPLTETGNVRGRAVAAYQDRQSYIDRYSNQSSVFYGILEVDLTPDTLLTVGADYQDNKPQGSTWSGSFPLYNYAGEINDAKRSFSNATDWSSWQQYTRTVFATLEQDLGSGWVGKLQLDHKLNGYDAQLGAIQFNQPAADGTATINAQRYKGETTSDAADLYVSGPYNFLGREHELVLGGSISTANWKGKGYWDVTFATPNLVDYFNWNGHLAKPDWGRASQISDDTVRQTGIYATTRLNITDDLKLFLGGRVVDYTLTGTTNTYRESGRLIPYAGITYDLTDYLTAYASYTDVFMPQEFYNLDRNSKMLDPDEGENYEIGLKSEFFDGRLNASLAYFEVKESNRPTPDDDWNNLSPTPPNYAFKGTAAKTKGYELEVSGELSPGWSLQAGYTHKVVRDDTGKKISTFEPEDQLSFYTIYKLKGDLNKVSVGGGARWQSTAWQEMYNSPKDRYEDFSQKPYWVVDLMTRYQFTENLSTTLNVNNVFDKYYYTNIGFYNSAIYGEPRNFMLTTRWDF, encoded by the coding sequence ATGCCCCCGCTCCCCCTCAATGCCACAACTAAAATAACGCGCGCTGTTCGCCTGGCGGTATTGGGTGCATCCCTCGCCAGCGTGTCCGGCCTGGCACTGATGTCCACTCAGGCTTGCGCGCAAAGCCAGACGGCTTATCAGGTCGCCGCAGGCCCGCTGGGCAAGGCCCTTACCCAATTTGGCGTGCAAGCGGGGGTCACTATTTCGTTCGACACCGAGCAGGCCCGGTACCTCAACACCGCCGGACTAGAAGGCTCGTACAGCATCGAGGAAGGCCTCGACCGTCTGCTCGCCAACAGCGGGTTGCAAGCACAGCGTCAGAGCAACGGTGGCTATGTACTTGTTGCCAGCAACCCCGAAGAGGCGCTGCAACTGGGGGCCACTCAAGTCATCACCAACCAGCTGGGCACGGTGACCGAAGGCACCGGTTCCTACACGCCCGGGGCCATTTCTACGGCCACCCGCCTGGTGCTGACACCCCGCGAGACGCCGCAATCGATTAGCGTGATCACCCGTCAGCACATGGATGATTTTGCGCTCGACAATGTCGACGACGTGATGCGCCACACCCCCGGCATTACCGTATCGGCCTATGACACGGACCGGACCAACTACTACTCCCGCGGATTCTCGATCAATAACTTCCAGTACGACGGGATTCCCTCCGCCGTGCGTAACGTCGCTTATTCGGCGGGCAACACCCTGAGCGACATGGCGATCTATGACCGGATCGAGGTTCTCAAAGGCGCCTCCGGCCTGCTCAGCGGGGCAGGTTCCCTGGGGGGCACCATCAACCTGGTGCGTAAAAAACCCACCCACGAATTTCATGGCCATATCACCGCAGGAGCCGGTTCCTGGGACAACTACCGTACCGAAGTGGACCTCAGCGGCCCGTTGACCGAAACCGGTAATGTCCGCGGTCGCGCCGTGGCGGCCTATCAAGACAGGCAGTCGTATATCGACCGCTACTCGAACCAGAGTTCGGTGTTCTACGGCATCCTTGAAGTCGACCTGACGCCCGACACATTGCTGACCGTGGGTGCCGACTATCAGGACAACAAACCCCAGGGCTCTACGTGGTCGGGGAGCTTTCCGCTCTACAACTATGCGGGTGAGATCAACGATGCCAAACGCTCATTCAGCAACGCCACCGACTGGAGCAGTTGGCAGCAATACACCCGCACCGTCTTCGCGACCCTGGAACAGGATCTGGGCAGTGGCTGGGTGGGTAAGCTGCAACTGGACCACAAGCTCAATGGCTACGATGCCCAATTGGGAGCGATCCAGTTCAACCAGCCCGCAGCTGATGGCACCGCCACAATCAACGCTCAACGTTACAAGGGCGAAACCACCAGCGATGCGGCCGACCTTTATGTCAGCGGCCCCTACAATTTTCTGGGGCGAGAGCATGAACTGGTGCTGGGCGGCTCGATCAGTACCGCGAACTGGAAAGGCAAAGGTTACTGGGACGTCACGTTCGCCACACCCAACCTGGTCGATTACTTCAACTGGAACGGGCACCTGGCCAAACCTGACTGGGGCCGTGCGTCGCAAATCAGCGATGACACCGTGCGCCAGACAGGCATCTACGCCACCACGCGCCTGAACATCACTGATGACTTGAAGCTCTTCCTGGGCGGGCGAGTGGTCGACTACACCCTGACCGGTACAACCAATACCTACCGCGAGTCGGGGCGTTTGATTCCTTACGCTGGCATCACCTATGACCTCACCGACTACCTGACCGCGTATGCCAGCTACACCGATGTGTTCATGCCTCAGGAGTTCTACAACCTGGATCGCAACAGCAAGATGCTGGACCCGGACGAGGGAGAAAACTATGAAATCGGCCTCAAGAGCGAGTTTTTCGATGGCCGCCTGAACGCCAGCCTGGCGTACTTCGAAGTCAAGGAAAGCAACCGCCCCACCCCGGACGATGACTGGAACAACCTGTCACCCACCCCGCCCAACTACGCCTTCAAGGGTACCGCCGCGAAAACCAAGGGCTACGAGCTGGAAGTGTCCGGTGAGCTGAGCCCGGGCTGGAGCCTGCAGGCCGGGTATACCCACAAGGTGGTGCGCGATGACACCGGTAAAAAGATTTCGACCTTCGAACCCGAAGATCAGCTCAGCTTCTACACCATCTACAAACTCAAGGGTGATCTGAACAAAGTCTCCGTGGGCGGTGGCGCACGCTGGCAGAGCACAGCCTGGCAAGAGATGTACAACAGCCCCAAGGATCGCTACGAAGATTTCTCGCAAAAACCCTACTGGGTTGTGGATCTGATGACCCGCTATCAATTCACGGAAAACCTGTCGACCACGCTCAACGTCAACAACGTGTTCGACAAGTACTACTACACCAACATCGGCTTCTATAACTCAGCGATCTATGGCGAGCCACGCAACTTCATGCTGACCACACGCTGGGATTTCTGA
- the dsdA gene encoding D-serine ammonia-lyase, whose protein sequence is MILGKTLESWCTRYPLIRELIALQETTWFNPGVAPVAQALTDTGLTDADVADASARLDRFAAYLRVAFPETEGSAGIIESDIQPMTHLHPLLAERYGQSLNGALWLKRDSHLPISGSIKARGGIYEVLKQAEVLALAGGLLTLDDDYALLHSDKARAFFGQYKIAVGSTGNLGMSIGIMGAALGFQVTVHMSADARQWKKDKLRSHGVTVVEYQSDYSVAVAQGRQQAESDPSCHFVDDENSVNLFLGYAVAGERLKQQLAAAQISVDEQHPLFVYLPCGVGGAPGGVAFGLKLAFGDAVHCIFAEPTHSPCMLLGVYTGLHDEVSVQDFGIDNVTAADGLAVGRASGFVGKAMQRMLDGFYTVSDEEMYSLLALMERSEGLRLEPSALAGVPGFARVQAEQQGYLTRAGLSPQAMNNATHLIWATGGNMVPADEMDAYLAKGRELLG, encoded by the coding sequence ATGATTTTGGGCAAAACACTTGAGAGCTGGTGCACCCGCTACCCGCTGATTCGCGAGCTGATCGCGCTGCAAGAAACCACCTGGTTCAACCCTGGGGTTGCGCCGGTGGCACAGGCGCTTACCGATACGGGACTGACTGACGCTGATGTCGCCGACGCCAGCGCGCGCCTTGACCGGTTTGCGGCCTACCTGCGGGTGGCCTTCCCTGAAACAGAGGGCAGTGCTGGCATTATCGAGTCCGACATCCAGCCCATGACGCATCTGCATCCATTGCTAGCCGAGCGTTACGGGCAAAGCCTCAACGGCGCGCTGTGGCTCAAGCGCGACAGCCATCTGCCCATTTCAGGCTCGATCAAGGCCCGTGGCGGGATTTATGAAGTGCTCAAGCAAGCTGAAGTCCTGGCCCTGGCCGGAGGGCTGCTAACCCTTGATGACGACTACGCGCTGCTGCACAGCGACAAGGCTCGGGCCTTTTTCGGCCAGTACAAAATAGCCGTCGGCTCCACTGGAAACCTCGGCATGTCGATCGGCATCATGGGTGCTGCGCTGGGCTTTCAGGTGACCGTTCATATGTCGGCAGATGCCCGGCAATGGAAGAAAGACAAGCTGCGCTCACACGGTGTAACGGTGGTCGAATACCAAAGTGATTACAGCGTGGCCGTAGCCCAGGGTCGCCAGCAAGCGGAGTCCGATCCGTCCTGCCATTTCGTCGACGACGAAAACTCGGTCAATCTGTTCCTCGGTTACGCGGTGGCCGGCGAACGCTTGAAGCAACAACTGGCGGCGGCACAGATCAGCGTGGATGAACAACATCCGTTGTTTGTTTACCTGCCCTGCGGAGTAGGTGGCGCGCCGGGCGGGGTGGCCTTTGGCTTGAAGCTGGCCTTCGGCGATGCCGTGCATTGCATTTTCGCCGAGCCGACTCACTCACCCTGCATGCTGCTGGGCGTGTACACCGGGCTGCACGATGAAGTCAGCGTGCAGGATTTCGGTATCGATAACGTAACCGCTGCAGACGGTCTGGCGGTTGGCCGGGCTTCCGGTTTTGTCGGCAAGGCCATGCAGCGCATGCTGGACGGCTTTTACACCGTCAGTGACGAAGAAATGTACAGCCTGCTGGCCCTGATGGAGCGCAGCGAAGGCTTGCGCCTTGAACCTTCCGCGCTGGCGGGCGTGCCCGGTTTTGCCAGGGTGCAGGCCGAACAACAAGGCTATCTGACCCGCGCAGGCTTGAGCCCGCAAGCCATGAACAACGCCACCCATCTGATATGGGCCACAGGGGGCAATATGGTGCCTGCAGACGAGATGGACGCTTACCTGGCCAAAGGTCGTGAGTTGCTGGGCTGA
- the dsdC gene encoding DNA-binding transcriptional regulator DsdC, which produces MLNLPPRISARLDSRQFANLHTFLVAARHLSFARAAQELCLTASAVSHRIGRLETALNMKLFQRLTRQVSLTDEGERIFEVLQHAMGELSEALEHSSRVEVTGSIALYVRPSIAQCWLVPRLADFVERYPLVSLDLRVGNDNVDFRTRKVDLALYYANGEFPGLKSHRLMREQSAPVCSPEYAEHHRLYEQPENLKHCTTLHDALAWDHAAFDAEWTLWAEQHNLLGALPKRTLTFDRSDLSVTAALNHAGIAIGRQQLVQKHIDSGELVLPLAGFSRSGHYDYYLVHPPLSTIPKRLLVFMNWLRECARQSAVLDDQEDG; this is translated from the coding sequence GTGCTTAACCTTCCACCTCGAATCAGCGCCCGGCTCGACAGTCGCCAGTTCGCCAACCTGCATACCTTTCTGGTCGCCGCTCGTCATCTGAGTTTCGCCCGGGCAGCACAAGAACTGTGCTTGACCGCCAGCGCCGTCAGCCACCGTATCGGCCGACTCGAAACGGCGTTGAACATGAAGCTGTTCCAGCGCCTGACCCGACAGGTCAGCCTGACAGATGAGGGCGAGCGCATCTTCGAAGTACTGCAGCACGCGATGGGCGAATTGTCCGAAGCATTGGAGCACTCTTCACGCGTCGAAGTTACCGGCTCCATCGCCCTCTATGTACGGCCCTCGATCGCTCAATGCTGGCTGGTGCCCAGGCTGGCTGATTTTGTCGAGCGTTACCCTCTGGTCTCGCTGGACCTGCGGGTAGGCAATGACAATGTTGATTTCCGAACCCGCAAAGTTGACTTGGCCCTGTATTACGCCAATGGCGAATTCCCCGGACTGAAAAGCCATCGATTGATGCGCGAACAGTCGGCCCCGGTGTGCAGCCCTGAATATGCAGAGCACCATCGTCTGTATGAGCAACCGGAAAACCTCAAGCATTGCACCACGCTGCATGACGCTCTGGCCTGGGATCATGCGGCTTTCGATGCCGAATGGACGCTGTGGGCAGAACAACACAACCTGCTGGGGGCTCTGCCCAAACGGACCTTGACCTTTGACCGCTCCGACCTGAGCGTGACAGCGGCCCTGAATCACGCCGGCATTGCCATTGGCCGCCAGCAGTTGGTACAGAAGCACATTGATAGCGGCGAACTCGTGCTGCCCCTCGCCGGGTTCAGCCGTTCTGGTCACTACGATTATTATCTGGTGCATCCACCGCTCAGTACCATCCCCAAGCGCCTGCTGGTGTTTATGAACTGGCTGCGCGAGTGCGCACGACAATCCGCTGTGCTGGATGATCAGGAGGACGGATAG